A stretch of the Manis pentadactyla isolate mManPen7 chromosome 16, mManPen7.hap1, whole genome shotgun sequence genome encodes the following:
- the TREM2 gene encoding triggering receptor expressed on myeloid cells 2 isoform X1, giving the protein MHMHGPWAWITLHRTHTYGESTPPPPELQEMTHPVLCHRIVRSSSLRENKILHKVPGGCPPQGEGDMERVWLLILFSVTELSRAHNTTVFQGTAGQSLLVSCPYDSLKHLGRRKAWCRQLDEEGICQRVVSTHRSWLLSFLKRRNGSTAITDDALGGMLTITLRNLQVHDAGLYQCQSLRGSEADTLQKVLVEVLADPLDHHDPGDLWISKEFESFRDAQVEHSVSRSLSEEESPFPPTSILLLLACIFLSKLLVASALWAAAWRGQPLRTPPGIGLDCGHDPGYQLQTLTGQRET; this is encoded by the exons GTCCCTGGGCCTGGATCACCCTTCATAGGACCCACACCTATGGAGAAAGCACACCCCCACCTCCAGAACTCCAGGAAATGACACATCCTGTTCTGTGCCACAGGATAGTCAGGAGTTCAAG TTTAAGGGAAAACAAGATCTTGCACAAAGTACCCGGTGGCTGCCCTCCACAAGGGGAGGGTGACATGGAGCGGGTCTGGCTGCTCATCCTGTTTTCTGTCACAG AGCTGTCCCGAGCCCACAACACCACAGTGTTCCAGGGCACCGCAGGCCAGTCCCTGCTGGTCTCCTGCCCCTACGACTCCTTGAAGCACTTGGGGAGACGCAAAGCCTGGTGCCGCCAGCTGGATGAGGAGGGCATATGTCAGCGAGTGGTCAGTACCCACCGCTCGTGGCTGCTGTCCTTTCTGAAGAGGCGGAACGGGAGCACAGCCATCACGGATGATGCCCTGGGTGGCATGCTCACCATTACACTGCGGAATCTTCAAGTCCACGATGCTGGCCTGTACCAGTGCCAGAGCCTCCGTGGTAGCGAGGCGGATACCCTCCAGAAGGTCCTGGTGGAGGTGCTTGCTG ACCCCCTTGATCATCACGATCCGGGAGATCTCTGGATCTCCAAGGAGTTCGAGAGCTTCCGGGATGCTCAGGTGGAGCACAGCGTCTCCAG GAGCCTGTCAGAAGAGGAgagccccttcccacccacttccATCCTTCTCCTTCTGGCCTGCATCTTTCTCAGCAAGTTACTAGTAGCCAGTGCCCTCTGGGCTGCAGCCTGGCGTGGGCAGCCGCTGAGGACACCCCCAGGCATTGGTCTGGACTGTGGCCATGACCCAGGCTACCAGCTCCAGACCCTAACAG GGCAGAGAGAAACATGA
- the TREM2 gene encoding triggering receptor expressed on myeloid cells 2 isoform X2 translates to MTHPVLCHRIVRSSSLRENKILHKVPGGCPPQGEGDMERVWLLILFSVTELSRAHNTTVFQGTAGQSLLVSCPYDSLKHLGRRKAWCRQLDEEGICQRVVSTHRSWLLSFLKRRNGSTAITDDALGGMLTITLRNLQVHDAGLYQCQSLRGSEADTLQKVLVEVLADPLDHHDPGDLWISKEFESFRDAQVEHSVSRSLSEEESPFPPTSILLLLACIFLSKLLVASALWAAAWRGQPLRTPPGIGLDCGHDPGYQLQTLTGQRET, encoded by the exons ATGACACATCCTGTTCTGTGCCACAGGATAGTCAGGAGTTCAAG TTTAAGGGAAAACAAGATCTTGCACAAAGTACCCGGTGGCTGCCCTCCACAAGGGGAGGGTGACATGGAGCGGGTCTGGCTGCTCATCCTGTTTTCTGTCACAG AGCTGTCCCGAGCCCACAACACCACAGTGTTCCAGGGCACCGCAGGCCAGTCCCTGCTGGTCTCCTGCCCCTACGACTCCTTGAAGCACTTGGGGAGACGCAAAGCCTGGTGCCGCCAGCTGGATGAGGAGGGCATATGTCAGCGAGTGGTCAGTACCCACCGCTCGTGGCTGCTGTCCTTTCTGAAGAGGCGGAACGGGAGCACAGCCATCACGGATGATGCCCTGGGTGGCATGCTCACCATTACACTGCGGAATCTTCAAGTCCACGATGCTGGCCTGTACCAGTGCCAGAGCCTCCGTGGTAGCGAGGCGGATACCCTCCAGAAGGTCCTGGTGGAGGTGCTTGCTG ACCCCCTTGATCATCACGATCCGGGAGATCTCTGGATCTCCAAGGAGTTCGAGAGCTTCCGGGATGCTCAGGTGGAGCACAGCGTCTCCAG GAGCCTGTCAGAAGAGGAgagccccttcccacccacttccATCCTTCTCCTTCTGGCCTGCATCTTTCTCAGCAAGTTACTAGTAGCCAGTGCCCTCTGGGCTGCAGCCTGGCGTGGGCAGCCGCTGAGGACACCCCCAGGCATTGGTCTGGACTGTGGCCATGACCCAGGCTACCAGCTCCAGACCCTAACAG GGCAGAGAGAAACATGA
- the TREM2 gene encoding triggering receptor expressed on myeloid cells 2 isoform X3, giving the protein MERVWLLILFSVTELSRAHNTTVFQGTAGQSLLVSCPYDSLKHLGRRKAWCRQLDEEGICQRVVSTHRSWLLSFLKRRNGSTAITDDALGGMLTITLRNLQVHDAGLYQCQSLRGSEADTLQKVLVEVLADPLDHHDPGDLWISKEFESFRDAQVEHSVSRSLSEEESPFPPTSILLLLACIFLSKLLVASALWAAAWRGQPLRTPPGIGLDCGHDPGYQLQTLTGQRET; this is encoded by the exons ATGGAGCGGGTCTGGCTGCTCATCCTGTTTTCTGTCACAG AGCTGTCCCGAGCCCACAACACCACAGTGTTCCAGGGCACCGCAGGCCAGTCCCTGCTGGTCTCCTGCCCCTACGACTCCTTGAAGCACTTGGGGAGACGCAAAGCCTGGTGCCGCCAGCTGGATGAGGAGGGCATATGTCAGCGAGTGGTCAGTACCCACCGCTCGTGGCTGCTGTCCTTTCTGAAGAGGCGGAACGGGAGCACAGCCATCACGGATGATGCCCTGGGTGGCATGCTCACCATTACACTGCGGAATCTTCAAGTCCACGATGCTGGCCTGTACCAGTGCCAGAGCCTCCGTGGTAGCGAGGCGGATACCCTCCAGAAGGTCCTGGTGGAGGTGCTTGCTG ACCCCCTTGATCATCACGATCCGGGAGATCTCTGGATCTCCAAGGAGTTCGAGAGCTTCCGGGATGCTCAGGTGGAGCACAGCGTCTCCAG GAGCCTGTCAGAAGAGGAgagccccttcccacccacttccATCCTTCTCCTTCTGGCCTGCATCTTTCTCAGCAAGTTACTAGTAGCCAGTGCCCTCTGGGCTGCAGCCTGGCGTGGGCAGCCGCTGAGGACACCCCCAGGCATTGGTCTGGACTGTGGCCATGACCCAGGCTACCAGCTCCAGACCCTAACAG GGCAGAGAGAAACATGA
- the TREML1 gene encoding trem-like transcript 1 protein isoform X2, with protein MLGGRCFLSPGNTVSAQAGRRAVSPCPAMGPNLLLLLFLGLAGQGLATSLPEALQAPVGGAILVQCHYRLQDIRAPKVEMIGLREEDSGEYGCVVKGSAGPLTVHRVALAVFPPASGLKEEEEEEEKEKTHKVGSLADSPFVDPMGSASPLEPSWDEKSIPLIWGTVVLLGLLVVAVVLFAVMVKRRGNRPGVCSPLQSSGVSGMVPSAVAHHVRDSEVAADFPSDIQYVRLDSPPSFDNTTYTGLPLDPPSGNPPPPPPSSSPPLPPKVLCSRPVTDTFPGGDKGGGASCEPAQDSSDSQTPPS; from the exons ATGCTTGGAGGCAGATGTTTCCTGTCCCCAGGGAATACTGTCAGTGCCCAGGCAGGCCGCAGAGCTGTGTCTCCCTGCCCAGCCATGGGCCCCAACCTGCTCTTGCTGCTGTTCCTGGGACTAGCAG GACAGGGCTTGGCCACCAGCCTCCCCGAGGCGCTGCAGGCACCTGTGGGGGGCGCCATCCTGGTGCAGTGCCACTACCGGCTCCAGGACATCAGGGCTCCGAAG GTGGAGATGATCGGCCTGCGGGAGGAGGACTCCGGGGAGTACGGCTGCGTGGTGAAGGGGTCCGCAGGGCCCCTGACGGTGCACAGAGTAGCTCTGGCCGTGTTCCCTCCAG CTTCTGGcctgaaagaggaggaagaggaagaggagaaagagaagacccATAAGGTTGGGAGTCTGGCTGACAGCCCCTTCGTGGACCCCATGGGCAGTGCCAGCCCTCTGGAACCCAGCTGGGATGAGAAGAG CATCCCCTTGATCTGGGGCACTGTGGTCCTGCTGGGCCTGCTGGTGGTGGCTGTGGTGCTGTTTGCTGTGATGGTCAAAAGGAGAG GGAACAGGCCTGGTGTCTGCAGCCCCCTTCAGAGCAGTGGAGTTTCAGGCATG GTGCCCTCCGCGGTGGCGCACCATGTCAGGGACTCGGAAGTGGCTGCTGATTTCCCATCGGACATACAGTATGTTAGGCTCGACTCACCACCTTCCTTCGACAATACCACCTATACTGGCCTACCTCTTGATCCCCCATCAGGGAACCCCCCGCCCCCGCCTCCATCTTCATCACCCCCTCTGCCTCCTAAGGTCCTCTGCTCCAGGCCCGTGACAGACACCTTCCCTGGAGGGGACAAGGGTGGAGGGGCCTCCTGTGAGCCAGCCCAGGATTCATCTGATAGCCAGACTCCCCCCAGCTAA
- the TREML1 gene encoding trem-like transcript 1 protein isoform X1, with protein sequence MLGGRCFLSPGNTVSAQAGRRAVSPCPAMGPNLLLLLFLGLAGQGLATSLPEALQAPVGGAILVQCHYRLQDIRAPKVWCRFLLEGCQPLVSSAVDRGAPGDGRMFLTDLGGGLLQVEMIGLREEDSGEYGCVVKGSAGPLTVHRVALAVFPPASGLKEEEEEEEKEKTHKVGSLADSPFVDPMGSASPLEPSWDEKSIPLIWGTVVLLGLLVVAVVLFAVMVKRRGNRPGVCSPLQSSGVSGMVPSAVAHHVRDSEVAADFPSDIQYVRLDSPPSFDNTTYTGLPLDPPSGNPPPPPPSSSPPLPPKVLCSRPVTDTFPGGDKGGGASCEPAQDSSDSQTPPS encoded by the exons ATGCTTGGAGGCAGATGTTTCCTGTCCCCAGGGAATACTGTCAGTGCCCAGGCAGGCCGCAGAGCTGTGTCTCCCTGCCCAGCCATGGGCCCCAACCTGCTCTTGCTGCTGTTCCTGGGACTAGCAG GACAGGGCTTGGCCACCAGCCTCCCCGAGGCGCTGCAGGCACCTGTGGGGGGCGCCATCCTGGTGCAGTGCCACTACCGGCTCCAGGACATCAGGGCTCCGAAGGTGTGGTGCCGCTTCCTGCTGGAGGGGTGCCAGCCcttggtgtcctctgctgtggaTCGTGGAGCCCCAGGGGACGGGCGCATGTTCCTCACCGACTTGGGGGGCGGCCTGCTCCAGGTGGAGATGATCGGCCTGCGGGAGGAGGACTCCGGGGAGTACGGCTGCGTGGTGAAGGGGTCCGCAGGGCCCCTGACGGTGCACAGAGTAGCTCTGGCCGTGTTCCCTCCAG CTTCTGGcctgaaagaggaggaagaggaagaggagaaagagaagacccATAAGGTTGGGAGTCTGGCTGACAGCCCCTTCGTGGACCCCATGGGCAGTGCCAGCCCTCTGGAACCCAGCTGGGATGAGAAGAG CATCCCCTTGATCTGGGGCACTGTGGTCCTGCTGGGCCTGCTGGTGGTGGCTGTGGTGCTGTTTGCTGTGATGGTCAAAAGGAGAG GGAACAGGCCTGGTGTCTGCAGCCCCCTTCAGAGCAGTGGAGTTTCAGGCATG GTGCCCTCCGCGGTGGCGCACCATGTCAGGGACTCGGAAGTGGCTGCTGATTTCCCATCGGACATACAGTATGTTAGGCTCGACTCACCACCTTCCTTCGACAATACCACCTATACTGGCCTACCTCTTGATCCCCCATCAGGGAACCCCCCGCCCCCGCCTCCATCTTCATCACCCCCTCTGCCTCCTAAGGTCCTCTGCTCCAGGCCCGTGACAGACACCTTCCCTGGAGGGGACAAGGGTGGAGGGGCCTCCTGTGAGCCAGCCCAGGATTCATCTGATAGCCAGACTCCCCCCAGCTAA
- the TREML1 gene encoding trem-like transcript 1 protein isoform X3, with the protein MIGLREEDSGEYGCVVKGSAGPLTVHRVALAVFPPASGLKEEEEEEEKEKTHKVGSLADSPFVDPMGSASPLEPSWDEKSIPLIWGTVVLLGLLVVAVVLFAVMVKRRGNRPGVCSPLQSSGVSGMVPSAVAHHVRDSEVAADFPSDIQYVRLDSPPSFDNTTYTGLPLDPPSGNPPPPPPSSSPPLPPKVLCSRPVTDTFPGGDKGGGASCEPAQDSSDSQTPPS; encoded by the exons ATGATCGGCCTGCGGGAGGAGGACTCCGGGGAGTACGGCTGCGTGGTGAAGGGGTCCGCAGGGCCCCTGACGGTGCACAGAGTAGCTCTGGCCGTGTTCCCTCCAG CTTCTGGcctgaaagaggaggaagaggaagaggagaaagagaagacccATAAGGTTGGGAGTCTGGCTGACAGCCCCTTCGTGGACCCCATGGGCAGTGCCAGCCCTCTGGAACCCAGCTGGGATGAGAAGAG CATCCCCTTGATCTGGGGCACTGTGGTCCTGCTGGGCCTGCTGGTGGTGGCTGTGGTGCTGTTTGCTGTGATGGTCAAAAGGAGAG GGAACAGGCCTGGTGTCTGCAGCCCCCTTCAGAGCAGTGGAGTTTCAGGCATG GTGCCCTCCGCGGTGGCGCACCATGTCAGGGACTCGGAAGTGGCTGCTGATTTCCCATCGGACATACAGTATGTTAGGCTCGACTCACCACCTTCCTTCGACAATACCACCTATACTGGCCTACCTCTTGATCCCCCATCAGGGAACCCCCCGCCCCCGCCTCCATCTTCATCACCCCCTCTGCCTCCTAAGGTCCTCTGCTCCAGGCCCGTGACAGACACCTTCCCTGGAGGGGACAAGGGTGGAGGGGCCTCCTGTGAGCCAGCCCAGGATTCATCTGATAGCCAGACTCCCCCCAGCTAA